The proteins below come from a single Magallana gigas chromosome 10, xbMagGiga1.1, whole genome shotgun sequence genomic window:
- the LOC105333092 gene encoding tripartite motif-containing protein 3, producing MRPSIDLSDLRFDFDEEETQLPPIEVRHVATFEHRLDSVISAICPSSSNVAWVACNSDSVVAQYQRDGRETKRIYTDFYVDDMKVSQSGNLLVAPDLGTSIKFVNVQDPSTLDFTSFYPFVTRGVFISKENDIYVSLRNETTAKVVKMTSQGEIVRELQRDRGNQPLYSDPDKIAVNSVGDVVVLDWATKCVISVDIYGRYRFKYNGRIKRKVNCEIFTPTDLVCDKYDNILICDCDNSAVHMLDRHGQFLRFLVSVENGVSCPCSLALDEEGQLWLGEMNGQVHVIEYYCGK from the coding sequence ATGAGGCCAAGTATAGACTTATCCGATTTACGGTTCGATTTTGATGAGGAAGAGACCCAACTTCCGCCGATCGAGGTTCGTCACGTGGCGACGTTCGAGCATCGTCTCGACAGCGTCATTTCAGCCATTTGTCCGAGTTCCAGCAACGTTGCTTGGGTTGCTTGCAACAGTGACTCCGTCGTCGCCCAATATCAAAGAGACGGACGGGAGACTAAGAGGATATATACGGACTTCTACGTAGACGACATGAAAGTTTCCCAATCAGGCAACCTTCTCGTTGCGCCCGATCTGGGAACTTCTATCAAATTTGTGAACGTTCAAGATCCCAGTACGCTTGACTTTACCTCGTTTTATCCTTTTGTGACAAGAGGGGTGTTTATTTCTAAGGAAAACGATATCTACGTCAGTTTACGCAACGAGACTACGGCAAAAGTGGTGAAAATGACGTCACAGGGTGAGATTGTACGAGAGTTGCAACGAGACCGTGGCAACCAGCCGTTGTATTCCGATCCGGACAAAATTGCCGTCAACAGTGTCGGCGACGTTGTTGTGCTAGACTGGGCGACCAAATGTGTGATATCTGTGGATATCTACGGGAGATATCGCTTCAAATACAACGGCAGGATAAAAAGAAAGGtgaattgtgaaatatttaccCCCACCGATCTAGTCTGTGATAAATACGACAATATTTTGATCTGTGACTGCGACAATAGCGCTGTCCATATGTTGGACAGACACGGACAGTTTCTGCGGTTTTTGGTGTCCGTTGAAAACGGCGTGAGTTGTCCGTGTTCTCTTGCTTTGGACGAGGAAGGCCAACTCTGGCTGGGAGAGATGAATGGACAGGTGCATGTCATAGAGTACTACTGTGGCAAATAA